The following are encoded together in the Eulemur rufifrons isolate Redbay chromosome 28, OSU_ERuf_1, whole genome shotgun sequence genome:
- the BORCS7 gene encoding BLOC-1-related complex subunit 7 — protein MATGTPDSQARFGQSVKGLLTEKVNTCGTDVIALTKQVLKGSRSSELLGQAARNMVLQEDAILHSEDSLRKMAIITTHLQYQQEAIQKNVEQSSDLQDQLNHLLK, from the exons ATGGCGACTGGAACGCCAGATTCTCAAGCACGGTTTGGTCAGTCCGTGAAGGGGCTTCTCACGGAGAAGGTGAACACCTGTGGTACTGACGTGATCGCGCTCACCAAGCAGGTGCTGAAGGGCTCCCGGAGCTCCGAG cTGCTAGGTCAGGCAGCTCGAAACATGGTACTACAGGAAGATGCCATCTTGCACTCGGAAGAT aGTTTAaggaaaatggcaataataacaaCACATCTTCAGTACCA GCAAGAAGCTATTCAGAAGAA TGTTGAACAGTCATCAGATCTACAAGACCAGTTGAATCATCTGTtgaaataa
- the AS3MT gene encoding arsenite methyltransferase isoform X2, with product MAAPRDAEIREYVQTYYGQVLKKSADLQTNACVAAARPVPKHIREALQNVHEEVALRYYGCGLVIPEHLENCWILDLGSGSGRDCYVLSQLVGEKGHITGIDMTKEQVEVAQKYLDYHMEKFGFQAPNVTFIHGYIEKLGEAGIKNESYDVVISNCVINLLPDKQQVLQEVYQVLKCGGELYFSDVYASLELPEEIRTHNVLWGECLGGALYWKDLAILAQKIGFCPPRLVTANLITIQNKELERVVGDCRFVSATFRLFKCPKTGPSKRCQVIYNGGIIGHEKVLIFDASFTFKEGEIVEVDEETAAILKNSRFAQDFLIRPIGEKVPTSGGCSALESKPAGVPVFSDQFQVFEMGIIVTEGRFKRI from the exons A TGGCCGCCCCGCGCGACGCCGAGATCCGGGAGTATGTGCAG ACCTACTACGGGCAGGTGCTGAAGAAGTCGGCAGACCTCCAGACCAATGCCTGTGTCGCCGCAGCTAGACCCGTCCCCAAGCACATCCGGGAAGCCTTGCAAAATGTACATGAAGAAGTAGCCTTGAG GTATTATGGCTGTGGTCTGGTCATCCCTGAGCATCTAGAAAACTGCTGGATTTTGGATCTGGGCAGTGGAAGTGGCAGAGATTGCTATGTGCTTAGTCAGCTGGTTGGCGAGAAGGGACACATCACTGGAATAGACATGACCAAAGAGCAG gtgGAAGTGGCTCAAAAATATCTTGACTATCACATGGAAAAATTTGGCTTCCAGGCACCCAATGTGACTTTTATTCATGGCTACATTGAGAAGTTGGGAGAGGCTGGAATCAAGAATGAGAGTTATGATGTTGTTAT ATCAAATTGTGTTATTAACCTTTTGCCTGATAAACAACAGGTGCTGCAGGAGGTGTATCAAGTGCTGAAG TGTGGTGGGGAGCTATATTTCAGTGACGTCTATGCTAGCCTTGAATTGCCAGAAGAAATCAGGACACACAACGTTTTGTGGG gtGAGTGCCTGGGTGGTGCTTTGTACTGGAAGGATCTTGCCATCCTTGCCCAAAAAATTGGGTTCTGCCCTCCACGTTTGGTCACCGCCAATCTCATTACAATTCAAAACAAGGAACTAGAACGAGTTGTTG GTGATTGTCGTTTTGTTTCTGCAACATTTCGCCTCTTCAAATGCCCTAAGACAGGACCATCCAAAAGATGCCAAGTTATTTACAATGGAGGAATCATAGGACATGAAAAGGTGCTAATATTTGATGCAAGTTTTACAtttaag GAAGGTGAAATTGTTGAAGTGGATGAAGAGACAGCAGCTATCTTGAAGAATTCACGATTTGCTCAAGATTTTCTGATCAGACCAATTGGGGAGAAGGTGCCAACATCTGGAGGCTGTTCTGCTTTAGAATCAAAG CCTGCAGGTGTGCCAGTGTTTTCAGATCAGTTCCAAGTTTTTGAAATGGGAATAATTGTCACTGAAGGAAGATTTAAAAG GATATAA
- the AS3MT gene encoding arsenite methyltransferase isoform X1 has product MAAPRDAEIREYVQTYYGQVLKKSADLQTNACVAAARPVPKHIREALQNVHEEVALRYYGCGLVIPEHLENCWILDLGSGSGRDCYVLSQLVGEKGHITGIDMTKEQVEVAQKYLDYHMEKFGFQAPNVTFIHGYIEKLGEAGIKNESYDVVISNCVINLLPDKQQVLQEVYQVLKCGGELYFSDVYASLELPEEIRTHNVLWGECLGGALYWKDLAILAQKIGFCPPRLVTANLITIQNKELERVVGDCRFVSATFRLFKCPKTGPSKRCQVIYNGGIIGHEKVLIFDASFTFKEGEIVEVDEETAAILKNSRFAQDFLIRPIGEKVPTSGGCSALESKDIIIDPFKLAEDSDNMKSRCAPDVAGGYCGTKKCC; this is encoded by the exons A TGGCCGCCCCGCGCGACGCCGAGATCCGGGAGTATGTGCAG ACCTACTACGGGCAGGTGCTGAAGAAGTCGGCAGACCTCCAGACCAATGCCTGTGTCGCCGCAGCTAGACCCGTCCCCAAGCACATCCGGGAAGCCTTGCAAAATGTACATGAAGAAGTAGCCTTGAG GTATTATGGCTGTGGTCTGGTCATCCCTGAGCATCTAGAAAACTGCTGGATTTTGGATCTGGGCAGTGGAAGTGGCAGAGATTGCTATGTGCTTAGTCAGCTGGTTGGCGAGAAGGGACACATCACTGGAATAGACATGACCAAAGAGCAG gtgGAAGTGGCTCAAAAATATCTTGACTATCACATGGAAAAATTTGGCTTCCAGGCACCCAATGTGACTTTTATTCATGGCTACATTGAGAAGTTGGGAGAGGCTGGAATCAAGAATGAGAGTTATGATGTTGTTAT ATCAAATTGTGTTATTAACCTTTTGCCTGATAAACAACAGGTGCTGCAGGAGGTGTATCAAGTGCTGAAG TGTGGTGGGGAGCTATATTTCAGTGACGTCTATGCTAGCCTTGAATTGCCAGAAGAAATCAGGACACACAACGTTTTGTGGG gtGAGTGCCTGGGTGGTGCTTTGTACTGGAAGGATCTTGCCATCCTTGCCCAAAAAATTGGGTTCTGCCCTCCACGTTTGGTCACCGCCAATCTCATTACAATTCAAAACAAGGAACTAGAACGAGTTGTTG GTGATTGTCGTTTTGTTTCTGCAACATTTCGCCTCTTCAAATGCCCTAAGACAGGACCATCCAAAAGATGCCAAGTTATTTACAATGGAGGAATCATAGGACATGAAAAGGTGCTAATATTTGATGCAAGTTTTACAtttaag GAAGGTGAAATTGTTGAAGTGGATGAAGAGACAGCAGCTATCTTGAAGAATTCACGATTTGCTCAAGATTTTCTGATCAGACCAATTGGGGAGAAGGTGCCAACATCTGGAGGCTGTTCTGCTTTAGAATCAAAG GATATAATCATAGATCCGTTTAAGCTTGCAGAAGATTCTGACAATATGAAGTCCAGATGTGCCCCTGATGTCGCTGGAGGCTACTGTGGCACAAAGAAATGCTGCTAA
- the AS3MT gene encoding arsenite methyltransferase isoform X3, which yields MCRYYGCGLVIPEHLENCWILDLGSGSGRDCYVLSQLVGEKGHITGIDMTKEQVEVAQKYLDYHMEKFGFQAPNVTFIHGYIEKLGEAGIKNESYDVVISNCVINLLPDKQQVLQEVYQVLKCGGELYFSDVYASLELPEEIRTHNVLWGECLGGALYWKDLAILAQKIGFCPPRLVTANLITIQNKELERVVGDCRFVSATFRLFKCPKTGPSKRCQVIYNGGIIGHEKVLIFDASFTFKEGEIVEVDEETAAILKNSRFAQDFLIRPIGEKVPTSGGCSALESKDIIIDPFKLAEDSDNMKSRCAPDVAGGYCGTKKCC from the exons ATGTGCAG GTATTATGGCTGTGGTCTGGTCATCCCTGAGCATCTAGAAAACTGCTGGATTTTGGATCTGGGCAGTGGAAGTGGCAGAGATTGCTATGTGCTTAGTCAGCTGGTTGGCGAGAAGGGACACATCACTGGAATAGACATGACCAAAGAGCAG gtgGAAGTGGCTCAAAAATATCTTGACTATCACATGGAAAAATTTGGCTTCCAGGCACCCAATGTGACTTTTATTCATGGCTACATTGAGAAGTTGGGAGAGGCTGGAATCAAGAATGAGAGTTATGATGTTGTTAT ATCAAATTGTGTTATTAACCTTTTGCCTGATAAACAACAGGTGCTGCAGGAGGTGTATCAAGTGCTGAAG TGTGGTGGGGAGCTATATTTCAGTGACGTCTATGCTAGCCTTGAATTGCCAGAAGAAATCAGGACACACAACGTTTTGTGGG gtGAGTGCCTGGGTGGTGCTTTGTACTGGAAGGATCTTGCCATCCTTGCCCAAAAAATTGGGTTCTGCCCTCCACGTTTGGTCACCGCCAATCTCATTACAATTCAAAACAAGGAACTAGAACGAGTTGTTG GTGATTGTCGTTTTGTTTCTGCAACATTTCGCCTCTTCAAATGCCCTAAGACAGGACCATCCAAAAGATGCCAAGTTATTTACAATGGAGGAATCATAGGACATGAAAAGGTGCTAATATTTGATGCAAGTTTTACAtttaag GAAGGTGAAATTGTTGAAGTGGATGAAGAGACAGCAGCTATCTTGAAGAATTCACGATTTGCTCAAGATTTTCTGATCAGACCAATTGGGGAGAAGGTGCCAACATCTGGAGGCTGTTCTGCTTTAGAATCAAAG GATATAATCATAGATCCGTTTAAGCTTGCAGAAGATTCTGACAATATGAAGTCCAGATGTGCCCCTGATGTCGCTGGAGGCTACTGTGGCACAAAGAAATGCTGCTAA